The nucleotide sequence ATAATCTGCAAACCGGACTATCAATGCATATACTTCTTCCGCTGCCTGCTGTGTATAGCCTTTTGTTAAAGCACCTTTTACGAAAGAGGCTCGCTGCTGTTCTAGTACATCCCGCTTCTTTTTACTTACAGCACGACGGAGCAAATCAGCCTGACCAAAAGAAAAGCCCGCCATTACATTCGCAATGCGCATTATTTGCTCCTGATAAATAATAACGCCGTATGTCTCTTCCAAAATCGGTGTTAAATGCGGATGCGGCATGATTACCTGCTCTTTTTTATGTTTTCTTCTTGCATACATCGGGATGAATTCCATCGGACCCGGTCGATACAATGCATTGACCGCCACAATATCTAAAAAGTGGGTCGGTTTAATTTCACGGAGTGCATTTTTCATGCCATCCGACTCTAGCTGGAAAATACCATTAGTGTCGCCATTTTGTAATAGCTCAAATGTCTTCCCATCATTGAGCGGAATTTGATTAAAATTGAGTTGTGTATTATGAGTAAACTTAATCGACTTCCGTATTTGCTCTAAAATCGTTAAATTACGGAGCCCCAAAAAGTCAATTTTCAATAATCCGTTCTGCTCCACTTCTTGCATCGGCCACTGTGTTAAAAATATCCCGTCATGTCCTTCTTCTATTGGTACGACATCGACTAATGGAACAGGACTCAATACGACCCCTGCAGCATGTGTCGACGCATTCCTTGGAAGTCCTTCCAACCGAAGAGATGTTTGAAACCACTTTTGGCGGATAGGCTCTGCCGTAACCCATGCCCTTAAGTTTTCCGACATTGCATATGCTTCCTTCAGTGTAATACCGGGCTTATTCGGTATTAGCTTAGAAATCATTTCCAATGCTTCACTTTCGAAATTAAACATACGGGCAACATCACGGGCAACCGCCTTGGCGGATAGTGTACCGAACGTAATTATTTGTGCGACATATTGTTTGCCGTATTTTTTCGCAACATACTGAATTACTTCATGCCTTCTCGTATCTAAAAAGTCGATATCGATATCCGGCAGTGTAATACGCTCAGGATTTAAAAAACGTTCAAACAGTAAATCGTATTGCAATGGATCCACCTGTGTAATCTCGAGTGCAAATGCGACAAGAGAAGACGCGGAAGAACCACGGCCCGGTCCAGTTAATATTTGTGCTTCACGTGCAAACTGCATAAAGTCGGCAACAATCAGAAAATAATCCGAATAGCCCATCGACTGAATAACATGGAGCTCATAGTTCATCCGTTCAACATATTGCGTTGGCAATGTGTGCATATTTAAACGTCGCTGTATACCAGTCAACACTTGCTGCTGCAGTAAATTTTCAGCCGTTTCTCCTTCACCAACCGGAAACTTCGGCATATAAACATTATTTGTGTTTATTTCAATTTGACAGCTCAGTAATAAATTTTCCATTTGTACGAGCCATTGTTGCTGATCATGAAACTTCTGCTGCCATTGTTCTGCTGTCAGTAAATGATTTTCCTGCTTATTGCTTTCTACAGCATCATTCAGTTTTACACCAGTATGGATGGCTTGTGCCACTTCATAGGCAAAAAAGTCCTCGTTATTAAAAAACAGACTTTCATGTGTTGCAACAATCGGGAGAGCATTTTTTTCAGCGAGCTGCACTGCCGAACTTTCCGAACTTGCTATGTCTGATAAACGGGAAATCCCGATATATACTTCATCCGGATAGGTCTTAATAATTTCTTTCAATAGTGGCTCCGCTACCTGTTGCAACCATATAGCCTGCTGTTCAAGCGCGGGAATCATAAAAGCAATTCCCTTTCCATATGCGAGCAGCCATCGTAATGGAATCGTCTGCTCCGGTCGAATGGAAATGCTGCTGGAGATTTTCAACAAATTACGATAACCTTCGTTTGTTTTTGCATATAAAACAAGCGGCAATGATTGATCTTCAGTCAATTCGAGCTGAATCGTCAAGCCTACTACAGGATGAATACCGGCCCTTTTCATTTCAAACCAAAAAGGCAAAAGTCCGTACAATTTCGTATTAACAATTGCACAGCTTTTTGCCTTTTGCTGATGTAAAAAAGGGATGAGCTCTTCGATACGAATTGTACTTTTCAATAAATCGGCACTTGTCCGTACTTGCGGATATACAGTCACCCGTCATCCCTCCATCATATTATTTATATTCACTGCAAATGACTTTCAAATCTTCAATTACTTGATCTGCCTCTTCCCAAGAATATGCTGTAGCACCAGATGCCAGTGGATGTCCGCCACCTTTATACTTTTTCGCCAGGCCATTGATAACCGGACCTTTCGAACGGATGCGAACGCGAATTGTATCATTGTCTTCAATGAACATCACCCATGCCTGGATATTCTTTACATTGCCCAATGAACTGACTAATAGGGATGTTTCGGAAGGGGTAGCATCAAATTGCTGTAAAATAGTTGCAGGCAATTTAATTGAAGCCGCACCGTTTTCATCCATTTCGAAATGCTGGTATATATAACCTTGAAGATTTAATAGTTTGCGTTCCATTTCGTACATGCCATCAAATACTTCATTTCGGTCGAAATTATACTGTACAAGTTGTCCTGCTGTTTCAAATGTTTTCGGGCTTGCACTCGGATATAAGAAACGCCCAGTATCGCCGACAATCCCCGCAAATAACAGACGTGCCGCTTCATCGGACATATCCCAATCCGCATACGTTTTGCCTTCTTCATAAAGCTCATAAATCATTTCACTGCATGAACTAGCATCCGTATCCACCCATAATAAATCACCATAAGCATCGTCATTCGGATGGTGGTCGATTTTAATAAGAAAATCGCCGTTTACATAGCGCTGATCATCAATACGTTCAGTATTCGCAGTATCTGTCACAATGACCAGTGCATTTTTAAACTGTGCATCTTCAATCTGCTGAGGAGATGCCATAAAAGATAATGAATCGTCATGCTCACCGACCGTGTATACCGCTTTCTCCGGATAATTGGCCCGAATTAACTCAGCGAGCCCGATTTGTGAACCGTACGCATCCGGGTCCGGTCGTACATGGCGATGCAGTACAATTGTTTCATATTGTTTAATTTT is from Solibacillus isronensis and encodes:
- the dnaE gene encoding DNA polymerase III subunit alpha, producing the protein MTVYPQVRTSADLLKSTIRIEELIPFLHQQKAKSCAIVNTKLYGLLPFWFEMKRAGIHPVVGLTIQLELTEDQSLPLVLYAKTNEGYRNLLKISSSISIRPEQTIPLRWLLAYGKGIAFMIPALEQQAIWLQQVAEPLLKEIIKTYPDEVYIGISRLSDIASSESSAVQLAEKNALPIVATHESLFFNNEDFFAYEVAQAIHTGVKLNDAVESNKQENHLLTAEQWQQKFHDQQQWLVQMENLLLSCQIEINTNNVYMPKFPVGEGETAENLLQQQVLTGIQRRLNMHTLPTQYVERMNYELHVIQSMGYSDYFLIVADFMQFAREAQILTGPGRGSSASSLVAFALEITQVDPLQYDLLFERFLNPERITLPDIDIDFLDTRRHEVIQYVAKKYGKQYVAQIITFGTLSAKAVARDVARMFNFESEALEMISKLIPNKPGITLKEAYAMSENLRAWVTAEPIRQKWFQTSLRLEGLPRNASTHAAGVVLSPVPLVDVVPIEEGHDGIFLTQWPMQEVEQNGLLKIDFLGLRNLTILEQIRKSIKFTHNTQLNFNQIPLNDGKTFELLQNGDTNGIFQLESDGMKNALREIKPTHFLDIVAVNALYRPGPMEFIPMYARRKHKKEQVIMPHPHLTPILEETYGVIIYQEQIMRIANVMAGFSFGQADLLRRAVSKKKRDVLEQQRASFVKGALTKGYTQQAAEEVYALIVRFADYGFPKSHAVAYSVISYQMAYLKANYPVNFYAALLTNATGNPEKLAQIIMEAKARGIEILPPSINRSMRHFKVEGGKIRFSLSAIKGVPQPFMQKLLIARQERQKPFDSIFDLAVTLTTANFNRKIIEPLIKAGALDEFGKDRATLLATIEGAQKQADFVRPGGDDLFEGALLAFGKPKYSETSPIPEKIKLQYEKDVLGFYLSDHPIVKLRSHYPEVTATVQTLAHLKDNAFVKMIGQVREMRQLRTKRGELMAFVQMEDEFGTVSLTLFPKEYEQVVGKIREEGLLYIEGFYEHRFNKQQIKVKQIIIK
- a CDS encoding DHH family phosphoesterase gives rise to the protein MKRQIIDKIKQYETIVLHRHVRPDPDAYGSQIGLAELIRANYPEKAVYTVGEHDDSLSFMASPQQIEDAQFKNALVIVTDTANTERIDDQRYVNGDFLIKIDHHPNDDAYGDLLWVDTDASSCSEMIYELYEEGKTYADWDMSDEAARLLFAGIVGDTGRFLYPSASPKTFETAGQLVQYNFDRNEVFDGMYEMERKLLNLQGYIYQHFEMDENGAASIKLPATILQQFDATPSETSLLVSSLGNVKNIQAWVMFIEDNDTIRVRIRSKGPVINGLAKKYKGGGHPLASGATAYSWEEADQVIEDLKVICSEYK